One region of Niallia sp. Man26 genomic DNA includes:
- a CDS encoding metal-dependent hydrolase, with protein MDTSSHIIMGFGLAALAHIDPVIANQPALSQAVMFGTVIGSNAPDFDFIYRMKGKGSYIRNHRSLSHSLLALPLWSLAVSGIIYAFFPESSFLHLLLWTFLAVILHVLFDLFNVHGTQVLLPFSKKWIAFDSIPLVDPTILFVHLLGFCLLPFYEMGKVFLIIYIFIILYLAVRTLSTVLIKRTLHLHFHHSIRIKLIPRISLFHWDVIIETKEDFLFGVYSNGSLKVDHSLVKKIEYPKIVTDSKSHPLISDFLSSTQYAYPFVLKRKNGYLVYWKDLRFRTNKFFPILAILSVSSDHKIRDCFIGTLYSLKQYKQVIKQLKNTAILKKG; from the coding sequence ATGGATACAAGTTCTCACATTATTATGGGTTTTGGATTAGCTGCCCTTGCTCATATTGATCCTGTTATTGCTAATCAACCTGCCCTGTCACAAGCTGTTATGTTTGGAACAGTAATTGGTTCAAATGCTCCTGACTTTGACTTCATCTATCGTATGAAGGGCAAAGGAAGTTATATCCGAAATCACCGTTCCTTATCCCATTCTCTCCTAGCATTACCATTATGGAGTCTCGCTGTTTCAGGTATTATTTATGCCTTTTTCCCGGAATCTTCCTTTCTTCATTTACTTTTATGGACATTTTTAGCTGTTATTTTGCATGTGCTTTTTGATTTATTCAATGTTCATGGAACTCAAGTTTTACTGCCCTTCTCGAAAAAATGGATTGCCTTTGACTCCATTCCATTAGTAGATCCTACTATCCTATTCGTACATTTGCTGGGCTTTTGCCTGCTGCCGTTTTATGAAATGGGCAAAGTGTTTTTAATTATTTATATCTTTATTATTCTATATCTTGCTGTTCGAACTCTGTCGACGGTTTTAATTAAGAGAACGTTGCATCTGCATTTTCATCACTCTATTCGAATTAAATTAATCCCACGTATTTCCTTGTTTCATTGGGACGTTATCATTGAGACGAAAGAAGACTTTTTATTTGGAGTTTACTCAAATGGCAGTCTTAAGGTCGATCACTCTCTTGTAAAGAAAATAGAATATCCAAAAATAGTCACAGACAGTAAAAGCCACCCGCTTATTTCCGATTTTCTTTCTAGCACCCAATATGCATACCCATTTGTTCTTAAAAGAAAGAATGGATATTTGGTCTATTGGAAGGATCTGCGTTTTCGTACCAATAAGTTTTTTCCCATTCTTGCCATCCTTTCTGTATCATCCGATCACAAGATTAGAGACTGTTTTATCGGTACACTGTACTCCTTGAAACAATATAAGCAAGTTATAAAACAATTAAAAAATACAGCAATCTTAAAGAAGGGCTGA